Proteins encoded by one window of Candidatus Nomurabacteria bacterium:
- a CDS encoding DUF1328 domain-containing protein yields MLKWSVIFLIIAIIAGLLGFTTIAGTSIAIAKILFFVFLVIFIITLLIGGALFKGIKNTISKQ; encoded by the coding sequence ATGCTTAAATGGAGTGTTATTTTTCTCATCATTGCAATTATCGCGGGTTTACTAGGCTTTACGACAATCGCTGGAACCTCAATAGCAATTGCAAAAATTCTTTTCTTTGTATTTTTAGTTATATTTATTATTACCTTGCTTATTGGAGGAGCATTATTTAAAGGTATTAAAAATACAATTTCAAAGCAATAA